From Bacillus sp. FSL K6-3431, the proteins below share one genomic window:
- the tilS gene encoding tRNA lysidine(34) synthetase TilS: protein MLNLERKTELFVGTQSLIKEGDYIVVAVSGGPDSIAMLDFLVNRQKQYGIRLAVAHVDHMLRGKESLLDLEYVKTYCSNHDIPFKAISIDIKSKMENDKTGLQETARTYRYRFLENVMQELHANKLAVGQHGDDQIETILMRLTRGSRGISRAGIQVKRPFGIGELIRPLLGVSKREIEEYCSEKGLQPRYDGSNDKPTYTRNRFRKDVLPFLKEENIRVHEQFQRFSQDVTEEELFLQELAEEQMKKMCQEFGGHEISLNISLFKQVPLPLQRRVIHLILNYLYQQMTLDLTALHINLIQQLIKSENPSGKMDLPNGLKVIRSYGECRFTFVKVEKTPEYYYELEENSHVLLPNNLTIQVEKVNGDIMKDQEDTLILDPNTIQFPIIARTRRPGDRMKIKGMNGSKKVKSIFIERKIPLQDREDWPIITDNTGQILWIPGLKKSCYHTSPNKEHLYYSIHCSNQTIPRGQPNQ from the coding sequence ATGTTGAATCTTGAAAGAAAAACAGAGTTATTTGTGGGGACACAATCTTTAATAAAAGAAGGCGATTATATTGTTGTTGCTGTATCAGGTGGCCCAGATTCTATAGCAATGCTTGATTTTCTAGTAAACAGACAGAAACAATACGGTATAAGACTCGCTGTTGCACATGTGGATCATATGTTAAGAGGGAAAGAGTCGTTATTAGATCTTGAATATGTAAAAACGTATTGTTCCAATCATGATATTCCTTTTAAAGCAATTTCCATAGATATTAAAAGTAAAATGGAAAACGATAAAACAGGCTTACAAGAAACAGCAAGAACATATCGGTATCGTTTTTTAGAAAATGTGATGCAGGAGCTTCATGCAAATAAACTGGCCGTTGGTCAGCATGGCGATGATCAGATTGAAACGATACTTATGCGGTTAACGAGAGGGAGTAGAGGGATATCTCGAGCTGGTATTCAGGTGAAGCGTCCATTTGGAATTGGTGAATTGATCCGACCGTTACTTGGTGTTTCAAAAAGGGAAATAGAAGAATACTGCAGTGAAAAGGGTCTACAACCACGTTATGATGGAAGTAATGATAAGCCTACATATACTAGGAATCGATTCAGAAAGGATGTACTTCCTTTTTTAAAGGAAGAGAACATTCGTGTCCATGAACAATTTCAACGATTTAGTCAGGATGTTACAGAGGAGGAATTGTTCTTACAGGAATTAGCAGAAGAGCAAATGAAAAAAATGTGTCAAGAGTTTGGCGGTCATGAAATTAGTTTAAATATCAGCTTGTTTAAGCAAGTACCTTTGCCTTTACAAAGGAGAGTGATTCATCTAATATTAAATTATCTTTATCAGCAAATGACGCTTGACTTGACAGCGTTGCATATTAATTTGATCCAACAGCTTATAAAAAGTGAAAATCCATCAGGGAAAATGGATCTTCCCAATGGTCTAAAAGTAATAAGGTCTTATGGAGAATGCAGGTTTACTTTTGTTAAAGTAGAGAAAACTCCAGAATATTATTACGAATTAGAGGAAAATAGCCATGTTCTACTTCCGAATAATCTAACCATTCAAGTAGAAAAAGTAAATGGTGATATAATGAAGGATCAAGAAGATACACTGATACTCGATCCCAATACAATCCAGTTTCCTATCATTGCTAGGACAAGGCGACCTGGTGATCGAATGAAAATAAAAGGGATGAATGGGTCGAAGAAGGTTAAAAGTATTTTTATCGAAAGGAAGATACCTTTGCAGGATAGGGAAGATTGGCCAATTATTACGGATAATACTGGTCAAATCCTTTGGATCCCCGGACTCAAGAAATCCTGTTATCATACTTCTCCAAACAAAGAACATCTTTATTACAGCATACACTGTAGCAACCAAACAATTCCTAGGGGGCAACCAAATCAATGA
- the hpt gene encoding hypoxanthine phosphoribosyltransferase, protein MKQDIEKVLITEEEINEKILEIAGQLTEEYDGRFPLVIGVLKGATLFMSDLLKRVDTYLEMDFMDVSSYGRSTISSGEVKILKDLNTPVEGRDILIIEDIIDSGLTLSYLVELFRYRKAKSIKIVTLLDKPTGRQADVQADFVGFIVPDAFVVGYGLDYAEKYRNLPYIGILKPEIYGKNEEE, encoded by the coding sequence ATGAAGCAAGATATTGAAAAAGTATTAATTACTGAAGAAGAAATTAATGAGAAAATACTTGAAATTGCTGGTCAACTAACTGAAGAATATGATGGGCGCTTTCCGCTCGTTATCGGCGTTCTAAAAGGCGCTACACTCTTTATGTCAGATTTACTAAAGAGAGTGGATACATATTTGGAAATGGATTTTATGGATGTGTCTAGTTATGGAAGGTCGACTATTTCTTCTGGGGAAGTGAAAATTCTTAAAGATTTAAATACTCCAGTTGAGGGTAGGGATATCCTAATCATTGAGGATATTATTGATAGCGGCTTAACGTTAAGCTACCTCGTCGAACTATTCCGTTACCGCAAAGCAAAGTCCATTAAAATTGTTACACTACTTGATAAGCCGACTGGAAGACAAGCGGATGTTCAAGCCGATTTTGTTGGATTTATTGTCCCAGATGCATTTGTAGTAGGATATGGTCTCGACTATGCTGAGAAATATCGTAATCTCCCGTATATTGGGATTTTAAAGCCCGAAATATATGGGAAGAATGAAGAGGAATAA
- the ftsH gene encoding ATP-dependent zinc metalloprotease FtsH — protein MNRIFRNTIFYLLIFLVLIGIVSWFNNSNETTKNISYDQFVTHLESGDIKEFSMQPERGVYVIQGNLKGAKEGEIFETYVMNSPVMLDRIDAASSKVEVMPAKETSGWVSFFTMIIPFVIIFILFFFLMNQAQGGGSRVMNFGKSKAKLYTEEKKKVRFKDVAGADEEKQELVEVVEFLKDPRKFSELGARIPKGVLLVGPPGTGKTLLARAVAGESGVPFFSISGSDFVEMFVGVGASRVRDLFENAKKNAPCIIFIDEIDAVGRQRGAGLGGGHDEREQTLNQLLVEMDGFGANEGIIIVAATNRPDVLDPALLRPGRFDRQITVDRPDIKGREAVLEVHARNKPLDESVDLKAIAARTPGFSGADLENLLNEAALVAARQDKKKVDMSDVDEATDRVIVGTAKRSRVISQKERNIVAYHEGGHTIIGLVLDEADVVHKVTIVPRGQAGGYAVMLPKEDRYFMTKPELLDKITGLLGGRVAEEITFGEVSTGAHNDFQRATAIARKMVTEYGMSDKLGPLQFGQPQGGQVFLGRDLHNEQNYSEAIAYEIDMEIQRIIKESYVRAKKILLEHQDKLILVAKTLLEVETLDAAQINHLFDHGTLPEPKTINNDNDESSNFTGGSRDQGDETGDLGIDENRKDILEDLPPMDSYESETDRGKFGPTNPVKDDEKPKE, from the coding sequence ATGAATCGAATTTTTAGAAATACAATCTTTTATTTACTCATTTTTCTCGTTCTTATTGGAATTGTTAGTTGGTTTAACAATAGTAATGAGACGACAAAGAATATATCTTACGATCAATTTGTAACCCACCTGGAAAGCGGAGATATTAAAGAGTTTTCAATGCAACCAGAACGTGGTGTATACGTTATTCAAGGTAATTTGAAAGGTGCAAAAGAAGGCGAGATATTTGAAACCTATGTAATGAATAGCCCGGTAATGCTAGATCGAATTGATGCTGCATCATCGAAAGTGGAAGTGATGCCTGCAAAAGAGACGAGTGGATGGGTATCCTTCTTCACGATGATTATTCCGTTTGTTATAATCTTTATTCTCTTCTTCTTCCTAATGAATCAAGCGCAAGGTGGAGGTAGCCGGGTAATGAACTTCGGTAAAAGTAAGGCGAAGCTCTACACGGAGGAGAAAAAGAAGGTACGCTTTAAAGATGTTGCTGGAGCTGATGAGGAAAAACAAGAACTTGTAGAAGTTGTTGAATTCCTGAAAGATCCACGTAAGTTTTCAGAATTAGGTGCTAGGATTCCTAAAGGTGTGCTATTAGTTGGGCCTCCGGGTACTGGTAAAACATTACTTGCTAGAGCTGTAGCTGGAGAATCTGGTGTGCCGTTTTTCTCCATTAGTGGTTCCGACTTTGTAGAAATGTTTGTCGGTGTTGGTGCATCACGTGTACGTGATTTATTTGAAAATGCGAAGAAAAACGCACCATGTATCATTTTCATTGATGAAATTGATGCAGTAGGTCGTCAGCGGGGAGCGGGTCTTGGTGGCGGTCATGATGAGCGTGAGCAAACGTTAAACCAATTGCTAGTTGAAATGGACGGATTTGGTGCGAACGAGGGAATTATTATTGTTGCAGCAACGAACCGCCCTGATGTGCTAGACCCTGCGTTATTGCGTCCAGGTCGTTTTGACAGACAGATTACAGTGGATCGCCCAGATATTAAAGGACGAGAAGCTGTATTAGAAGTACATGCTCGGAATAAACCATTGGATGAATCTGTAGACTTAAAAGCAATTGCTGCTAGAACTCCTGGTTTCTCTGGTGCAGATTTAGAAAACTTATTGAACGAAGCAGCACTGGTTGCAGCCCGTCAAGATAAAAAGAAAGTTGATATGTCTGACGTCGACGAAGCGACAGATCGTGTTATCGTCGGTACTGCTAAAAGAAGTCGTGTCATTTCTCAGAAGGAACGAAATATTGTTGCTTACCATGAGGGTGGTCACACGATTATTGGATTAGTCTTAGATGAAGCGGATGTTGTTCATAAGGTGACGATTGTCCCGCGTGGTCAAGCTGGAGGATATGCTGTGATGCTTCCGAAAGAGGATCGTTACTTCATGACGAAGCCAGAACTGTTGGATAAAATTACTGGTCTTCTTGGAGGTCGTGTTGCGGAGGAAATTACCTTCGGTGAAGTATCTACAGGTGCTCATAATGACTTTCAACGTGCAACTGCAATTGCTCGTAAGATGGTAACAGAATACGGCATGAGTGATAAGCTTGGACCATTGCAGTTTGGTCAACCTCAAGGAGGGCAAGTTTTCCTAGGGCGAGATTTGCATAATGAACAAAACTACTCGGAAGCAATTGCGTACGAGATCGATATGGAAATTCAACGAATCATTAAAGAGTCTTACGTACGTGCGAAGAAAATCTTGTTAGAACATCAAGATAAATTAATATTGGTTGCGAAGACATTGTTAGAAGTAGAAACATTAGATGCGGCGCAAATCAATCATTTATTTGATCACGGCACACTTCCGGAACCTAAAACAATCAATAATGATAATGATGAATCATCCAATTTTACTGGTGGATCTAGAGATCAAGGTGATGAGACTGGCGATTTAGGAATCGACGAGAATCGTAAGGATATTCTTGAGGATTTACCACCGATGGATTCATATGAATCTGAAACAGATCGTGGAAAATTCGGTCCAACCAATCCTGTAAAGGACGACGAGAAGCCGAAGGAATAA
- a CDS encoding type III pantothenate kinase, whose amino-acid sequence MIFVLDVGNTNIVLGVYKQDDLKYHWRIETSRHKTEDEFGMAIKSLFEHVGLRFEDINGIIISSVVPPIMFTLEKMCHKYFQEKPLIVGPGIKTGLNIKYENPREVGADRIVNAVAGIECYGSPLVIVDFGTATTFCYIDENCNYMGGVIAPGIGISTEALYSKAAKLPRIEITHVDEIIGKNTVAAMQAGILFGFVGQVEGIVKRIMDKSKHKPTIIATGGLANLIASETKMIDIVDQDLTLKGLQFIYKRNMNG is encoded by the coding sequence TTGATCTTTGTTCTAGATGTAGGTAATACAAATATTGTTCTTGGGGTTTATAAGCAAGATGATTTGAAGTATCATTGGCGGATTGAAACAAGCCGGCACAAGACGGAAGATGAATTCGGAATGGCTATCAAATCGTTATTTGAGCATGTAGGGCTTCGTTTTGAAGATATTAATGGCATCATTATCTCTTCTGTCGTACCACCGATCATGTTTACGTTAGAAAAGATGTGCCATAAATATTTTCAAGAAAAACCATTAATTGTTGGACCCGGGATTAAAACTGGCCTAAATATAAAATATGAAAATCCGCGAGAAGTAGGTGCGGATCGTATTGTGAATGCTGTGGCTGGGATAGAATGTTATGGTAGCCCTCTAGTAATAGTCGATTTCGGAACAGCGACTACATTTTGTTATATTGATGAAAATTGTAATTATATGGGTGGCGTCATTGCGCCTGGAATAGGTATTTCGACTGAAGCGCTATATTCAAAGGCAGCGAAGCTTCCGAGAATTGAAATTACGCATGTCGATGAAATTATTGGAAAAAATACAGTAGCAGCGATGCAGGCAGGTATTTTATTTGGTTTCGTGGGACAAGTAGAAGGTATTGTAAAGCGTATTATGGATAAAAGTAAACATAAGCCAACAATTATTGCTACGGGTGGCTTAGCTAATTTAATTGCATCCGAGACAAAAATGATCGATATTGTCGATCAAGATTTAACGTTAAAAGGCCTGCAGTTTATATATAAAAGAAATATGAACGGATGA
- the hslO gene encoding Hsp33 family molecular chaperone HslO — MSDYMVKALAYNGQIRAYAVRSTDTINEAQRRHYTWPTASAALGRAMTAGVMMGAMQKGEEKITVKVEGDGPLGIILVDTDAKGHVRGYVTNPQTHFELNEQGKLDVKRAVGVNGTLTVVKDTGLRDNFSGQVPLVSGELGEDFTYYFATSEQTPSSVGVGVLVNPDNTILAAGGFIIQLMPGTEDKVITEIEGRLTSAPPVSTMIREGLMPEEILNRLLGKENVKILEKMPIEFRCTCSKERFGNAIISLGVKEIQEMIDDDGKAEAQCHFCNAAYQFSLEELEELRNLAK; from the coding sequence ATGAGTGATTATATGGTAAAAGCGCTAGCTTATAATGGACAAATTCGTGCTTATGCAGTTAGAAGTACGGATACAATTAATGAGGCGCAACGTCGTCATTACACATGGCCGACTGCATCAGCGGCACTAGGTAGAGCGATGACTGCCGGGGTTATGATGGGGGCTATGCAAAAAGGTGAAGAAAAAATAACGGTTAAAGTAGAAGGTGACGGCCCCCTAGGTATTATTTTGGTTGATACCGATGCAAAGGGCCATGTGCGTGGTTATGTAACAAACCCGCAGACTCATTTTGAATTAAATGAACAAGGGAAGCTCGATGTCAAAAGAGCCGTTGGTGTGAATGGTACACTGACAGTTGTTAAAGATACGGGTCTTCGTGATAATTTTTCTGGTCAGGTTCCATTAGTTTCTGGTGAACTAGGTGAAGATTTCACATATTATTTCGCTACATCTGAGCAAACACCGTCATCTGTTGGCGTAGGTGTTTTAGTAAATCCGGATAATACCATTTTAGCAGCAGGTGGATTTATTATTCAGTTAATGCCTGGCACAGAAGACAAAGTTATTACAGAAATTGAGGGACGATTGACATCAGCGCCACCAGTTTCTACTATGATTCGAGAAGGCTTAATGCCTGAAGAAATTCTAAATCGTCTTCTTGGAAAAGAAAATGTGAAAATTCTTGAAAAGATGCCAATAGAGTTTCGCTGTACTTGTTCGAAAGAACGTTTTGGTAATGCAATTATAAGCCTAGGTGTAAAAGAAATCCAAGAGATGATCGATGATGATGGAAAAGCAGAAGCGCAGTGCCATTTTTGTAATGCAGCTTACCAATTTTCATTAGAAGAATTAGAAGAATTACGTAATTTAGCTAAATAG
- the cysK gene encoding cysteine synthase A: MAILVNTIAELVGNTPVVKLNRLVDEDSAEVYVKLEYMNPGSSVKDRIALSMIEAAEKDGKLNEGDTIIEPTSGNTGIGLAMIAAVKGYRAILVMPDTMSMERRNLLRAYGAELVLTPGSEGMNGAIKKANELADKNGYFVPQQFENLANPEIHRLTTGKEIVEQMGDQLDGFVSGIGTGGTITGAGQVLKEKYPNIKIYAVEPVDSAILSGGKPGPHKIQGIGAGFIPATLNTEIYDEVITITNDESFETSRKVAKQEGILGGISSGAAIAAALKVAKKLGKGKKVLAILPSNGERYLSTPLYQFED, translated from the coding sequence ATGGCAATATTGGTAAACACAATTGCAGAACTAGTAGGTAATACACCAGTAGTTAAGTTGAATCGGTTAGTGGATGAGGATAGCGCAGAAGTTTATGTGAAACTTGAATATATGAACCCGGGGAGTAGTGTGAAAGACCGAATTGCGCTTTCGATGATTGAAGCTGCGGAGAAGGATGGAAAACTTAACGAAGGCGATACAATTATTGAGCCGACAAGTGGAAATACAGGTATTGGCTTAGCGATGATTGCTGCAGTCAAGGGTTACAGAGCCATTTTAGTCATGCCTGATACGATGAGTATGGAACGTAGAAATTTATTAAGAGCATATGGAGCAGAGCTTGTTTTAACTCCGGGATCTGAAGGTATGAACGGAGCTATTAAAAAAGCGAATGAACTTGCGGATAAAAACGGATATTTTGTTCCCCAACAATTTGAAAATTTAGCAAATCCGGAAATACACCGTTTGACCACAGGTAAAGAAATTGTGGAACAGATGGGTGACCAATTGGACGGATTTGTTTCAGGGATCGGTACTGGTGGTACAATTACTGGAGCTGGGCAAGTGTTAAAAGAAAAGTACCCTAATATTAAAATATATGCAGTGGAGCCAGTGGATTCTGCCATTTTGTCTGGAGGAAAACCGGGACCTCATAAAATTCAAGGAATCGGCGCAGGATTTATCCCTGCCACTTTAAATACAGAAATATATGATGAAGTCATTACAATAACAAATGATGAATCATTTGAAACATCTAGAAAAGTTGCAAAGCAAGAAGGAATTCTTGGTGGAATTTCATCGGGTGCAGCAATAGCAGCGGCACTAAAGGTTGCTAAGAAGCTGGGAAAAGGAAAGAAAGTGTTAGCAATCCTACCAAGTAATGGAGAACGTTACCTGAGCACGCCATTATATCAATTCGAAGATTAA
- the folP gene encoding dihydropteroate synthase — MKPIVCGPFELNVNKKTLIMGILNATPDSFSDGGQYNSGEIAVARAQQMIADGADIIDIGGESTRPGHDPISVEEEVSRVIPIISAFAESSTVPISIDTYRAETAKQAIEAGAHIINDIWGANKDPEIADVAAEYNTPIILMHNREQRDYDVFIRDVLNDLYKSIMIAKKAGVPDDKIILDPGIGFAKDLAQNLEIMRNLDKLVALGYPVLLATSKKRMIGSVLDLPVEERLEGTGATVCFGIQKGCHIMRVHDVREMSRMAVMMDALIGKDEVIG; from the coding sequence ATGAAGCCGATTGTTTGTGGGCCATTTGAACTTAATGTAAACAAAAAAACATTAATTATGGGAATATTAAATGCCACACCAGATTCTTTTTCAGATGGTGGTCAGTATAATTCAGGGGAAATTGCTGTTGCTCGTGCACAGCAAATGATTGCAGATGGTGCAGATATTATTGATATCGGTGGAGAATCGACAAGACCTGGCCATGATCCTATTTCTGTTGAAGAAGAAGTAAGTCGAGTTATTCCCATTATTTCAGCATTTGCAGAAAGTTCGACTGTTCCAATTTCGATTGATACATATAGGGCTGAAACTGCTAAACAAGCTATAGAAGCAGGAGCTCATATCATTAACGATATTTGGGGTGCGAACAAGGATCCTGAAATTGCTGATGTTGCAGCAGAATACAATACACCAATTATTTTAATGCATAACCGAGAGCAACGTGATTATGATGTGTTTATTCGGGATGTTTTAAATGATTTATATAAAAGTATTATGATCGCAAAAAAGGCTGGAGTGCCTGATGATAAGATTATTCTGGATCCAGGGATTGGATTTGCTAAAGATCTAGCACAGAATCTCGAGATAATGAGAAATTTGGACAAGCTTGTAGCTCTAGGCTATCCTGTTTTATTAGCTACTTCTAAAAAGAGGATGATCGGTTCAGTACTGGATTTACCTGTTGAAGAACGATTAGAAGGTACAGGTGCAACAGTCTGTTTTGGTATTCAAAAGGGTTGTCATATCATGCGTGTTCATGATGTGAGAGAAATGAGTAGGATGGCAGTTATGATGGATGCACTAATAGGAAAGGATGAGGTTATTGGATAA
- the folB gene encoding dihydroneopterin aldolase translates to MDKIYLNEMDFYGYHGVLPEETRLGQRFRVSIIVETDLRAAGKTDDLKETISYAEIYSLCQQIVEKQIYKLIEAVAENIAGSILEQFNKVERVTVKVIKPDPPIPGHYHSVAVEVTRAKKI, encoded by the coding sequence TTGGATAAGATATATTTAAATGAGATGGATTTCTATGGGTATCACGGCGTACTTCCAGAAGAAACTCGCTTAGGTCAGCGATTTCGGGTGAGTATTATAGTTGAAACGGACTTGCGTGCAGCCGGGAAAACAGACGACCTAAAGGAAACGATTAGCTACGCTGAAATATATTCGTTATGTCAACAAATAGTAGAAAAGCAAATATATAAACTTATCGAAGCTGTTGCAGAAAATATCGCGGGATCCATACTTGAGCAATTTAATAAGGTGGAGAGAGTTACTGTTAAGGTAATTAAGCCTGATCCACCAATTCCGGGGCATTATCACTCTGTAGCTGTAGAAGTCACGAGAGCAAAAAAGATATGA
- the folK gene encoding 2-amino-4-hydroxy-6-hydroxymethyldihydropteridine diphosphokinase, whose translation MIHTAYLSLGSNIGDREECLKLAVQSLRKNPNVNIEALSSIYETEPVGFIDQANFFNMAIKITTSLSAVGLLQLCLKVEEDLGRIREFRWGPRIIDLDILLYNKEDIETEALQIPHPRMTERAFVLIPLLEIDKNLKLPTSLIPLVEVLDEISDKEGVRLWKRIDGEGVSELFEN comes from the coding sequence ATGATTCATACAGCGTATCTATCATTAGGTTCTAATATAGGGGACAGAGAAGAATGTTTAAAATTGGCGGTTCAAAGTTTGAGAAAAAACCCCAATGTAAATATAGAGGCACTCTCATCCATTTATGAAACGGAACCAGTCGGGTTTATCGATCAAGCTAATTTTTTCAATATGGCGATTAAGATAACAACCTCTTTGTCTGCGGTAGGACTTCTTCAACTTTGTTTGAAAGTTGAAGAGGATTTGGGGCGGATTAGGGAGTTTCGTTGGGGGCCGAGAATAATAGATCTTGACATTTTGTTGTATAATAAAGAAGATATTGAGACAGAAGCTTTACAAATTCCGCATCCTCGGATGACTGAGCGAGCATTTGTCCTAATTCCATTGTTAGAGATTGATAAGAATCTTAAATTACCGACTTCATTGATTCCATTAGTTGAAGTGCTGGATGAAATATCTGATAAAGAAGGAGTTCGATTATGGAAACGGATAGATGGGGAAGGCGTATCCGAGCTTTTCGAAAATTAA
- a CDS encoding helix-turn-helix domain-containing protein, translating to METDRWGRRIRAFRKLKGFTQEGLAKNIGVSVSILGEIERGSRIPAKDILNKIAQSLDISIQELQPKNVRNEN from the coding sequence ATGGAAACGGATAGATGGGGAAGGCGTATCCGAGCTTTTCGAAAATTAAAAGGATTTACGCAAGAAGGACTTGCGAAAAATATAGGTGTATCTGTTTCAATTTTGGGTGAGATTGAGCGAGGAAGCCGTATACCTGCAAAGGATATTCTTAATAAGATTGCTCAATCATTGGATATTTCAATCCAAGAATTGCAACCCAAAAATGTTCGAAACGAAAATTAA
- the lysS gene encoding lysine--tRNA ligase, translated as MSHEELNDQLQVRRNKMDSMREGGLDPFGKRYERTHNTKEIKEQFDVLSKEELEEMAIVVTLAGRLMTKRGKGKAGFAHIQDLPGQIQIYVRQDVVGEKQYNLFTTSDLGDLVGVTGTVFKTKVGELSIKAKEFTHLTKALRPLPEKFHGLKDVEQRYRQRYLDLITNQDSKETFIARSLIIQSMRRYLDQQGFLEVETPMLHSIAGGAAARPFETHHNALDMPFFMRIAIELHLKRLIVGGLEKVYEIGRVFRNEGVSTRHNPEFTMIELYEAYADYNDIMELTENMVAHIAKEVLGSTSIKYGEQEINLEPKWRRLHMVDAVKEYSGVDFWKDMTDKEARQLAKEHNVAITEHMTYGHILNEFFEQHVEEKLIQPTFIYGHPVEISPLAKKNEEDPRFTDRFELFIVGREHANAFTELNDPIDQRQRFESQLLEREQGNDEAHGMDEDFIEALEYGMPPTGGLGIGIDRLVMLLTNSPSIRDVLLFPLMRNRD; from the coding sequence ATGAGTCATGAAGAGTTAAACGATCAACTGCAGGTTAGACGTAATAAAATGGATTCAATGCGTGAAGGGGGTCTTGATCCTTTCGGAAAGAGATATGAAAGAACGCATAATACGAAAGAAATCAAGGAACAGTTTGATGTTTTATCAAAAGAAGAGTTAGAAGAAATGGCAATCGTTGTGACGTTAGCTGGTCGACTTATGACAAAACGTGGCAAAGGAAAAGCTGGCTTTGCACATATTCAGGATTTACCTGGTCAAATACAAATCTATGTTAGACAAGATGTAGTTGGTGAAAAACAATACAATCTGTTTACTACTTCGGATCTTGGTGATCTTGTTGGAGTTACTGGAACTGTATTTAAAACAAAAGTTGGTGAACTCTCTATTAAAGCGAAGGAATTTACGCATTTGACTAAAGCGCTGCGTCCGTTGCCAGAGAAGTTTCATGGTTTAAAGGATGTGGAACAAAGATATCGCCAACGTTATTTAGATTTAATTACAAATCAAGATAGTAAGGAAACTTTTATTGCGCGTAGTTTGATAATCCAATCAATGAGGCGTTATCTTGATCAACAAGGCTTCCTTGAAGTAGAAACGCCAATGCTGCATTCAATAGCAGGTGGAGCGGCTGCTCGCCCATTTGAAACCCATCATAATGCATTGGACATGCCGTTTTTCATGAGAATAGCAATTGAATTACACTTGAAGAGGCTAATCGTTGGCGGACTAGAAAAGGTATATGAGATTGGCCGGGTTTTCCGTAACGAAGGGGTTTCAACTAGACATAACCCTGAATTTACAATGATTGAGTTATATGAAGCATATGCAGATTATAATGATATCATGGAACTAACAGAAAATATGGTTGCACATATAGCTAAAGAAGTACTCGGTTCTACATCTATAAAATATGGAGAACAAGAAATTAATCTTGAACCGAAATGGCGTCGACTTCATATGGTTGATGCAGTAAAAGAATACAGTGGAGTAGATTTCTGGAAAGACATGACGGATAAGGAAGCGCGGCAGTTAGCTAAAGAACATAATGTTGCTATAACTGAGCATATGACTTATGGTCATATTCTTAACGAATTTTTTGAGCAGCATGTGGAAGAAAAGTTAATACAGCCAACGTTTATTTATGGTCATCCGGTAGAAATTTCGCCACTTGCGAAAAAAAATGAGGAAGATCCAAGATTTACGGATCGCTTTGAACTCTTTATTGTTGGCCGTGAACACGCAAATGCGTTTACAGAGTTGAATGACCCGATTGATCAAAGGCAACGTTTCGAAAGTCAGTTGCTTGAGCGTGAACAAGGTAATGATGAAGCCCATGGAATGGACGAAGACTTTATTGAAGCGCTGGAATATGGAATGCCGCCAACAGGGGGTCTAGGTATAGGGATTGATCGCTTAGTCATGCTGTTGACTAATTCTCCATCAATAAGAGATGTACTATTATTCCCGTTAATGAGAAATCGAGATTAA